From the genome of Planctomycetota bacterium:
CAAGATGACGAGCTTCGACCGTCAACAGATCGATGCGATCCGAAAGGAACTGAATCAGACCTTCAACACCCAACACCAACCCGCCGTCCAGACACCCGCCCCTTCACGAATTTACAGCACGACAGGGACTTGACCGCGGAACTGGCAGCATCAATAGCCACAATTTGGCACTGTGGAAGCCATTCCAGCACTTTTGCACGCCACTCTTTTGCCTTCACGAAGTCCTTCGCCGCGGTTGCATCGATTCGCTCAAATGTTTCACTAGGCCGTCCAAGGGCAATATATGGACCAATGCACTGAAAGAACAACTTAAAAAGTATCTGCTCATCTAACATGAGCCGAAATGGATCGCGGTCCGATGTCCCCAATTTCCGACACACTCCGGAGTAAAGGAACAAGTTGCCTGGCTTCTTTCTATTCCGCAAGAACCTTGCATATCGAAAAAGAAGACTCAACTGCGATCGCTCTTTATCGAACGATCGCAAATAGAGGATGGGTTGTCGTCCATCCTGCGCCATGGTTTCTGTTGCAGACGTGCTCAATAACCAAGCTGGTGACAACAAGCGCCTATGAAACCGGTTCATTGCCAGACTTCCCATCTGCCACAATGTTGAGCCGATTGCAATACTGCATAATCCCACGACGGAATCAACAAGATTCACGGAGTGAGGCGAAGCGCTTAATGAATGAAAACGTACGTAGAGAACAATCGGCGCAAAAAATAAGACTGTACCAATTGTGCAAAGGAGAATGCTCATCACCGAACGTGGAACATCGGCGGCCGAGATCAGCATCTTGCGCAGAATTCCAGCCAGAAGTAAAAGTCCGCCTGCGGCCACGTATGTCCAGAATCCACGGTGTGGAAGTTGATGCATGATCTCCACAGTGATATATGGAGCAAAGAACCAAAATACCACAGACCAACAGACAAGGCTGACAGCAAACAGCGTCGTAAAGAGTACAAGTTGCCGAAACATTGTCTCGCTCAGACGGATGAACTGCTAAAGTATCCTAAATACGTACTCGCTCGACCCAACGCCGGTAGTTCCGCCAAGACGGTTAGTTTGCACGACTTGCTCTCCATCGCAACATACCACATATGCGGCTGAGATGCGCCGAGGGTGAGGGGTTAAAACACGCCCTCCGAAAGCTCCCTTCATGCTCCCAAGGCGTCCAAAAGTCTCCTGTCACTTTCGATCGCCACCTCTTCTGCTTGCGCCTTTGCTATGCGCGAAATAGCATCTTCTCCTCTTTGAGATCGCCCTCCAGCGCCAGTGCTATCAGATGTAGGCCCGCGCGTCCGTTGTCCCTCCCCCATTGTCACATGAGCTGGATTCACCGTCCGGTCGTCGAACATGTATGTTAAATCCAACCTATGTTCCGGCGTCCCTTGGGGACGTGCCACATTAGGGATGAAATACTCCGAAGGAATCGTGTAATCCGTATGGTAATGGCCGCGATAGACGCAGTGGCTCTTCCCCTGCAAGTCAGGTGGTAGATCAACGGGGCACCTGATCTTGGAGTCGATCTCCTGGACGGGAAGCAACTCCGTGGCCTTTCCGGAGGATGTCGCTGCCGCATTCGCGATTGTTTTCATCGCAAGAATGAGTGCTTTGGGCAACGAATCGACCCGGGAGGCGTTCCACGCCTCATCCGTTACACCCAGGTCGGCGTTTAGTTTTTCCATGTATTCTTTAAGACGGCCCGACTTCACCATATGACCAACGGAGTTCACAGAGAATGCCACCCCCCCCGGCATACGGTGATCCGTCCACCATCGCCCGTCGCCTTGCGTACTGAAGTAATTGACGCCGGTCTTCCATTTCCATGTGACGCGAGCATTGCCCGGTTTCTCAAGAAATATGTCATCATAAAGGATGCGATCTTCCCCGCAGTCATCGAGCAAATACAACGAGCACAACCGCTTTGCTATATCCTTCACCAATGGCGATGGAATCGCGCCGGCAATTCTCTCTGAAACCGCCACGAGCACGAATGCACTCTTCGCTCCCTGATAACCGTCGCGTGTCCATGCGGTCCTATCTCGCTGGATTTTCTCTCGGATGGCATCGTCAGACATCGCAAGATCGCTGTCTGTTAAAAAACAATAACTGATCAGGCCAAGCTTGGCGGCAATGCGGCCAAATAAGCATGGCTGATACTTTTCAAGCCACTGCCCGAGTATTCGCGCGCGCGCTTGATCGGTCGTCGCGCAATATAGCTCGGTGTTCGCGCCTGCTACCTCTTTACTGAACGCAGCTTCCTTACGCCACGGGTCAGGCTCAAGTTGATCCAAGAGCTGCGCAAGACTCAGCATGTTCGCCTCATATTCCAATCAGCGTCTTGAGGTTCGGCCGCGTCCAATCGTAGATCATGTCCGTCGCTAGCGCCGACGATGGTTTCTTGCACACCTTTCCATTCCGGCCCTTGAGCAAAAAATAGCGCTTACCTCCTTCGCGCGCGATCCGGAGTTCAGCGGCAACTCCCGCAGCGTTGTGACACTGCTCCCCGCAAATCACAATGACGACGTCGATGTTCTGAAGGCGTCGTCGGAACTTTTCCTTCCAGTCACCCGTCAACGGTTCTTTCAGGGATCGGTCCTTCATTTCGAACGGGGCATCGGGATGCTGGGCTTGTCCGGCTAGCAGGTTCCGAAGATCCTCGTCGTGGTCGTAGTCAAAGCTGATAAATACTCGTTTTAGTGCCATGTTGCCTCCTATATGAGTTTCTCTTCAACAAGCCGACGATAGTGTTCCCCAAGTACCGTCAGCTTGCACGATTTACCTTCCATTGCAGCATTCCACATATGTTCTGCGCCGACGGGGACTAAGAGATTGACACGGTTATACTTTTGAAGAATTGTGAATTTTCGGTTGTTCTCAAGATTCGCGCGAGGCATTTCCGGTGTACGTCCTTCGTCACGCGGCTCAAAGGATGGGTCCAACTTAAAATCGAAGCCAGGCGTGGGAAAAAACTCTGTAATGCGGTGAAGGTCAGCCAAAGGGATGGGCGGCTCGACCTTGCGCAGTGAAACAAACGTCTTTACATTGGTCTTGAATACGGGGCGCTGCTTCCAATTGCCGAGGGATTGGTCAATGTGCGCGTACACACTGCCAGGGGTGATGTTTCCAAGAAGATCACGAGCTGAGCCCTGTAAAGCATCAATTAATAGCGTTGTGAATACGCCGTGACCGTTCTCCTCGGAGGCGCGCTGTTTGTCCGTAGAAGCCGTCAGAATGGTCATACCATCGGAAAGTGCGGCCTCCTGTTTCGTGACTACTGGGTTTCCAGCACTACCTGAATGGCAACTATCAAGGATGATGATCTTATTCTTTGCCTTCGAGCCTCTCGCGAGTTCCAATATCTCATTCAGCGAAACGCCGTCATCCCATCTCTTTGCGTCACTTGCCAGAATGTAACCGCCAGATGCTTCGATATGACCATGTCCAGCAAAGTAGAGTAGAGCGATTTCATCATCAGTCGAAAACAATTCTTCAATCGCGTCCTTCAATACCTGCTTGTCGCAATTATCTGTCGAGGCAGAGCTGGTCAAAAGCTTTGGAGTACCGAAGTTAATGCTGCCAGTGCCGTCCCGTTCCAAAGTCACCTTCATAGAATGCGCATCATTAACGCAGCCGAATAGCTTCGGAAGTGACTGGTAGTAGTCGATGCCGACCACGAGTGCTTTTTTCGTGTTCATCGCTTACTGTCCTAGAGCAGCCTTCAACTGGCGGTGGAAGGCGTCAACACCTGCGATACCCTCGGACGCTGCCGCATATTTTTCCATGAGCGAGCGTTTCACGATCGGTGCCTGCTGCTTGTAGTGCCTCGCGAATGTGTCAATCGCATTTTCGCCGCGGAGCACCGGCCACTCTGTTAGGTATTCGGGCAGATCTCCCTGCGCGAGATTCGTGTACGAGGTGATGATCCGGGGTGCTTGACGCGCGACGCCGACCTCAAACGGCACCCACCATGAGCCACGCGTATTTTGCGTCACAAGGGCCAAGAGGTTTGTGCAGTCATTGAGCCGCTTCACAATCAGTGCGGTGACGCGATTGCTCTGATTGGCGTAGCCCGCTTCTTTATCAAGGTCGTCCAAGTAGCACGTGATTCCATGCACGTTGGTGAGGCGGTCACGCACTGCTCTGGCGATCACGTCGTCGGCCGTTCGATGTGAGATGAATACGGGCATTAGTTCTCCAATGGCTCGGGTCTTCCACGAATCGTAGCGAAAAATCCCGCCGCGTACAGCCAACAGACAGGTTATCTACACAAAGGCGGGGTCAACCTGTACAGAAAGATTTGGCACCGGTGACACCGCCCACGCGTTCCGTCGCGACCTCGACCACTTCGACATCCGAAGCAGTGCCATTGCAGTGCCAAACGGCTTGCGGTGACAGTCATGTGACGATCACATGACGGTTTTCTGGCACTGCAAGCGTCACATGACGGGGGTTGTGATGCGGTAACATGGGGCAAAAGCGGGTGCAACTCGCACCCATGGCGATTTGGCGCAAGTGTATGATGTGAAGCAGTTTGTCTCTTACGTGACGGGGGTACGACCTCGTCACGTGGATTTGAGACTTTGAGACGATCTCGGCTCTCGGGGGGTGGTTTTCGGGCGCTACCCCGTCACGTGTTTGGGCGGTGCGGCACGGCGGCGTAATTGCGAAAACTCTTTGTTTATAGGTCGAAATGAGCGAAGCCCGCCGCCGGGTGGCAACGGGCCTTGCTCTGGACAGAGACGGGTCGCAAGGACCCGTCCAATGGAGGGAGAGGGGATCGAACCGAAAATCACACATCTGTTATCATGCCCCTTCGCACATTTGCGGAGGATTCGCATGTCGTCCCACAAAAATCATCGCATTCTGATGTTCGTCGACGATGTCTACGAAGATTTGGAGCTCTGGTACCCCAAGCTTCGGCTCATCGAGGCGGGGTGCGAAGTGGTCGTCGCCGGGCCCAAGGCGGACAAGGTGTATGCGGGCAAGCACACGTATCCGTGCAAGGCCGACGCCGCCATCGCCGACATGGACGCCGCGGACTTTGACGGGCTGGTGATCCCCGGCGGGTTCGCTCCCGATCAGTTGCGCCGCGATCCGAAAGTGCTTTCCCTGACGCGCGAGATTCACGAAGCGGGCAAGCTGATGGCGCACATCTGTCACGCCGGCTGGATTCCGATCTCCGCGGGAATCATGAAGGGCTACCGCTGCACCTCGACGCCGGGCATCAAGGACGACCTCGTCAACGCCGGGGCGACTTGGCTCGATGAACCGCTCGTGATCGATCGCAATCAGGTCTCCAGCCGCCGGCCCGGCGACCTGCCGCAGTTCATGCAGGGCGTTTTGAAAGTGCTCAGCGGAGCGTGATCAGCCCGCTATAATCGTCCCCGCAACCAGAAACCAGGAACCAGAAATTCGGAACTTCCCCCGATGCCCATCGACTACCAAGGCGACCTGACGGCCGGCGAAAACCGCTTCGCCATCGTCGTCTCGCGCTTCAACAACGAAATCACCGACCGCCTGCTCGAAGGGGCGCTTCAGGCCCTCGCCGCCTGCGGCGTGAACATCGACGAAGTGCCCGTGGCTCATGTGCCCGGCAGTCTCGAACTCGCCGTCGTCGCCAAGTCGCTGGCCATCACCGGTCAGTACGACGCGGTGATCTGCCTCGGCTGCGTGATCCGGGGCGAGACGACGCACTACGACTGCGTCGCCATGGGAGCCGTCCACGCCATCACCGCCGCCGCCGCCGAGACCGGCGTGCCGATCATGTTCGGCGTGCTGACCACCGAAGACGATGACCAGGCCCTGGCCCGTTCCGACGCGGCCCGCAAAACCAACATGGGCGCCGACGTGGCGCGCGGCGCGGTCGAGATGGCCAACCTCATGAACGCGATCGCCAACCCCTCATGACCCCACGCCACCAGGTTCGACAACTCGCCATTCAGGCGCTCTACCAGCTTGACGCGCGCGGCGACGCCGACGCCGAGCAGGTCGAAGCGACCGTGCGCGAAGCGCCCGCCAGCGCGGAAATCATCACCGACGCGCTGGGCATGGCCCAGCGCGCCTGGCTCATGCACG
Proteins encoded in this window:
- a CDS encoding caspase family protein; its protein translation is MNTKKALVVGIDYYQSLPKLFGCVNDAHSMKVTLERDGTGSINFGTPKLLTSSASTDNCDKQVLKDAIEELFSTDDEIALLYFAGHGHIEASGGYILASDAKRWDDGVSLNEILELARGSKAKNKIIILDSCHSGSAGNPVVTKQEAALSDGMTILTASTDKQRASEENGHGVFTTLLIDALQGSARDLLGNITPGSVYAHIDQSLGNWKQRPVFKTNVKTFVSLRKVEPPIPLADLHRITEFFPTPGFDFKLDPSFEPRDEGRTPEMPRANLENNRKFTILQKYNRVNLLVPVGAEHMWNAAMEGKSCKLTVLGEHYRRLVEEKLI
- a CDS encoding TIR domain-containing protein, yielding MPVFISHRTADDVIARAVRDRLTNVHGITCYLDDLDKEAGYANQSNRVTALIVKRLNDCTNLLALVTQNTRGSWWVPFEVGVARQAPRIITSYTNLAQGDLPEYLTEWPVLRGENAIDTFARHYKQQAPIVKRSLMEKYAAASEGIAGVDAFHRQLKAALGQ
- a CDS encoding DJ-1/PfpI/YhbO family deglycase/protease, whose product is MSSHKNHRILMFVDDVYEDLELWYPKLRLIEAGCEVVVAGPKADKVYAGKHTYPCKADAAIADMDAADFDGLVIPGGFAPDQLRRDPKVLSLTREIHEAGKLMAHICHAGWIPISAGIMKGYRCTSTPGIKDDLVNAGATWLDEPLVIDRNQVSSRRPGDLPQFMQGVLKVLSGA
- a CDS encoding 6,7-dimethyl-8-ribityllumazine synthase codes for the protein MPIDYQGDLTAGENRFAIVVSRFNNEITDRLLEGALQALAACGVNIDEVPVAHVPGSLELAVVAKSLAITGQYDAVICLGCVIRGETTHYDCVAMGAVHAITAAAAETGVPIMFGVLTTEDDDQALARSDAARKTNMGADVARGAVEMANLMNAIANPS